Proteins encoded within one genomic window of Gloeobacter kilaueensis JS1:
- a CDS encoding ABC transporter ATP-binding protein produces MLLTFQQYRRFLSLYLWPQWPRVVLLALLLFATVGLQLANPQVVRFFIDAALARSPVPVLLGSGGVFLAVGLVQQLCALAVVWVGENVGWTATNQLRADLARHCLQLEMAFHHERTPGELIERIDGDTTALSNFFSQFLLRVMGAALLLAGTIATVWIENWQAGLALVLFAALGVYALSRVRHVAVAAIRAERQASAGLFGFLEERLVGLDDIRANGAGPHVLRRYWQVMATLYKEGRRAWTGRALLWLVTIAIFALGGVLACAVGAWLYAVGAISLGTAYLFYQYTELVQSPLEQLTTELSNLQKATASLGRIVELLAIRSQPEPEHEALCLEAGALAVRFERVNFAYAQGKPVLFDLSFELPAGQVLGLLGRTGSGKTSLTRLLLRLWQPQSGTICLGGTDLWAVHRSQLRERVGVVTQDVQLFRASVRDNLTFFDRQIPDDRLIAALEQVDLANWLGSLECGLDTELMAAGKGLSAGEAQLLAFARVLLKDPGLVILDEPSSRLDPATEQRVERAIRQLMAGRTGIIIAHRLSTVRRVDRILILDGGRIVEQGERAALAADRRSRFARLLANDLSEILT; encoded by the coding sequence ATGCTCCTGACCTTTCAGCAGTACAGACGTTTCCTGTCGCTTTATCTCTGGCCGCAGTGGCCCAGGGTGGTGTTACTTGCCCTTTTGCTCTTTGCCACCGTCGGCCTGCAACTGGCCAATCCGCAGGTGGTGCGCTTTTTTATCGACGCTGCCCTCGCCCGGTCGCCGGTGCCGGTGCTCCTTGGATCTGGGGGGGTGTTTCTTGCCGTTGGTCTGGTACAGCAACTGTGTGCCCTGGCGGTGGTCTGGGTGGGCGAAAACGTCGGCTGGACGGCCACCAACCAGTTGCGCGCCGATCTGGCCCGCCACTGTCTGCAGCTGGAGATGGCCTTTCACCACGAGCGCACGCCGGGGGAACTCATCGAGCGCATCGACGGCGATACTACCGCCCTGTCGAACTTTTTTTCGCAGTTTCTGTTGCGGGTAATGGGTGCGGCGCTGTTGCTGGCAGGTACGATCGCCACCGTCTGGATAGAAAACTGGCAGGCGGGGCTGGCCCTGGTGCTCTTTGCTGCCCTGGGCGTCTATGCCCTCAGCCGCGTGCGCCACGTGGCCGTAGCGGCGATCCGCGCCGAGCGCCAGGCGAGCGCCGGGTTATTCGGCTTTTTAGAAGAACGGCTGGTGGGCCTGGACGACATCCGGGCCAACGGGGCCGGTCCCCACGTCCTGCGCCGCTACTGGCAGGTGATGGCGACGCTGTACAAGGAAGGCCGCCGGGCCTGGACAGGCCGCGCTTTGCTCTGGCTTGTCACGATCGCCATCTTCGCCCTGGGCGGGGTGCTCGCCTGCGCGGTCGGAGCCTGGCTCTACGCGGTCGGGGCGATCAGCCTCGGCACGGCTTACCTGTTTTATCAGTACACCGAGCTGGTGCAGAGTCCGCTGGAGCAGTTGACCACGGAACTGTCGAACCTGCAGAAGGCGACCGCCAGCCTGGGCCGGATCGTCGAGCTGTTGGCGATCCGGTCCCAGCCGGAGCCGGAGCACGAGGCTCTGTGCCTTGAGGCCGGGGCGCTCGCGGTGCGCTTCGAGCGGGTGAACTTTGCCTACGCCCAGGGCAAACCGGTGCTTTTTGATCTGAGCTTCGAGCTGCCTGCCGGTCAGGTGCTGGGGCTATTGGGCCGCACCGGCAGCGGCAAGACCAGCCTGACGCGCCTGCTGCTGCGCCTCTGGCAGCCGCAGTCCGGGACGATTTGCCTGGGAGGCACGGATCTATGGGCCGTGCATCGATCCCAGTTGCGCGAGCGCGTCGGCGTCGTCACCCAGGATGTGCAGCTGTTTCGAGCCAGCGTGCGCGACAACCTCACCTTCTTCGATCGCCAGATTCCCGACGATCGCCTGATAGCAGCGCTCGAACAAGTCGATCTGGCAAACTGGCTGGGTAGCCTTGAGTGCGGCCTCGACACCGAACTGATGGCCGCCGGAAAGGGACTTTCAGCCGGGGAAGCTCAGCTTCTGGCCTTTGCGCGGGTACTCCTCAAAGATCCGGGGCTTGTGATCCTCGATGAACCGTCCTCCCGCCTCGACCCGGCCACCGAGCAGCGCGTCGAGCGGGCGATCCGCCAGTTGATGGCGGGGCGCACCGGCATCATCATCGCCCACCGCCTGAGCACCGTTCGCCGGGTGGATCGGATCTTGATCCTCGACGGAGGCCGCATCGTCGAGCAGGGCGAGCGCGCCGCCCTCGCCGCCGACCGCCGCTCGCGCTTTGCCCGGCTTCTGGCAAACGATCTTTCGGAAATCCTCACATGA
- a CDS encoding serine/threonine-protein kinase: MYSPANQRDPLLGRVIGRYRLSERIGSGGMGAVYRAEHLEIPTLLSAVKLLAPNCLDNDILRRRFRDEAAICARLGEQSPYIVQIRDYGVLEDRDQPYYMMEFLRGTSLEVRLREGAMPLAAAIALARQLCDGLALAHQQQVIHRDLKPANIFLLPDAQTGERVKILDFGIAKLLYDASTASQTSLTQGYMGTPRYSSPEQLQGRRVEASSDIYSLGLILYEMLCGDFPFVVEENSYAAWYQAHNMDPPRTMAMIPPAIEAVVQQCLAKDPRARPANAVVLYQQLELAWQQSQGRAATEVVPPTVMAAVEPPPVRPPATPARRGFSPLIAAGLGGAAVLIAVVLWPKAPAPAPVEPKLPQQPKVTSAPKKTAAAPKPAPAIKTAEKPPASPSPPPKVAQPVAAARSKPAPTAPKAPPRQTPSIAARPKPQPAPVEEPEAPPPTVAARLPTQIIYAGTAFNATVGQKAVTAVALKIDGDQITAQLKVAPPLVGSGILTGTRQGNICELSGVLDQGFTMRVTARCTRERFVGSYAIDPYQDYPAQQGTVQLGRYTGNQ, encoded by the coding sequence GCATCGGCTCCGGCGGGATGGGAGCGGTCTACCGGGCCGAGCACCTCGAAATTCCGACGTTGCTCTCGGCGGTGAAGCTGCTGGCTCCCAACTGCCTCGACAACGACATTCTCCGGCGGCGCTTTCGCGACGAGGCGGCGATCTGCGCCCGGTTGGGCGAGCAGAGCCCCTATATCGTCCAGATCCGCGACTACGGGGTGCTCGAAGACCGCGATCAGCCCTACTACATGATGGAATTCTTGCGGGGCACCAGTCTGGAGGTGCGCCTGCGGGAGGGGGCAATGCCCCTGGCGGCGGCAATCGCTCTGGCCCGGCAACTGTGCGACGGCCTGGCTCTCGCCCACCAGCAGCAGGTGATCCACCGCGACCTCAAGCCTGCGAATATCTTTTTGCTGCCGGACGCCCAGACGGGCGAGCGGGTCAAGATTCTCGACTTTGGTATCGCTAAGTTGCTGTACGATGCCTCGACCGCCAGCCAGACCTCGCTCACCCAGGGCTACATGGGCACGCCCCGCTACTCTTCGCCGGAGCAGTTGCAGGGGCGGCGCGTCGAGGCCAGCTCAGACATCTACAGCCTCGGCCTCATCCTCTACGAGATGCTGTGCGGGGACTTTCCTTTTGTTGTCGAAGAAAATTCTTACGCCGCCTGGTACCAGGCCCACAACATGGACCCGCCCCGGACGATGGCGATGATCCCACCGGCGATCGAGGCGGTCGTCCAGCAGTGCCTGGCAAAAGATCCGAGGGCGCGCCCGGCGAACGCTGTTGTTCTTTACCAGCAACTGGAGCTGGCCTGGCAGCAGAGCCAGGGCCGGGCGGCGACCGAGGTGGTACCGCCGACGGTAATGGCGGCAGTCGAGCCCCCACCGGTGCGGCCTCCTGCCACGCCAGCGCGCCGGGGCTTTTCGCCCCTCATCGCTGCGGGCCTCGGTGGGGCTGCCGTTCTCATCGCGGTGGTCCTCTGGCCAAAAGCGCCCGCCCCGGCTCCGGTGGAACCAAAACTGCCGCAACAGCCAAAAGTGACGAGCGCGCCCAAAAAGACTGCCGCCGCCCCAAAACCGGCCCCGGCCATCAAGACTGCCGAAAAACCTCCGGCCAGCCCCAGTCCCCCACCAAAAGTCGCGCAACCGGTGGCCGCCGCCAGGAGCAAACCGGCACCGACAGCACCAAAAGCGCCGCCCCGCCAGACCCCGAGCATCGCTGCCCGCCCCAAACCGCAGCCGGCTCCGGTCGAGGAGCCGGAGGCACCCCCGCCAACAGTAGCAGCCAGGCTGCCGACGCAGATCATCTACGCCGGGACCGCCTTCAACGCCACCGTCGGCCAGAAGGCGGTGACCGCCGTCGCCTTGAAAATTGACGGCGATCAGATCACAGCCCAATTAAAAGTTGCCCCGCCCCTGGTGGGCAGCGGCATCCTGACGGGCACCCGGCAGGGCAATATCTGTGAACTATCGGGCGTGCTCGACCAGGGCTTCACCATGCGCGTAACGGCCCGCTGTACGCGCGAGCGCTTTGTCGGCAGCTACGCAATCGATCCGTACCAGGACTACCCGGCCCAGCAGGGCACGGTGCAGTTGGGCCGCTACACCGGCAACCAGTAA
- a CDS encoding DUF2808 domain-containing protein, producing MKAPASLLAALLTLAAPAMAQSQPAVPPAGPTAFGTALQLTRAAATFDSTYFYPATYQFTIKIPPEAQQALARVTIALPDNYGPAGGQLPDPRAVTAFLPTEPEAQRPQSPERLLPARVRLENQAVVIDFNEPVPAGQILTVQFDQMRNPRLGGTYLFDVNALPAGPRPVSQFVGFGRLVFREGGFRFP from the coding sequence ATGAAAGCTCCAGCCTCTCTCCTCGCTGCCCTGCTCACCCTCGCCGCCCCGGCCATGGCCCAGAGCCAGCCTGCCGTCCCGCCTGCAGGGCCGACGGCCTTCGGCACCGCCCTGCAGCTCACCCGCGCCGCCGCTACCTTCGATTCGACGTACTTCTATCCGGCCACCTACCAGTTCACGATCAAAATTCCGCCGGAGGCGCAGCAGGCGCTCGCCCGCGTCACGATCGCCCTGCCCGACAACTACGGCCCTGCCGGGGGCCAGCTACCGGACCCGCGCGCGGTGACGGCGTTTTTGCCCACCGAACCGGAGGCGCAGCGGCCCCAGAGCCCGGAGCGGCTTTTGCCCGCCCGCGTGCGCCTCGAAAACCAGGCGGTGGTGATCGACTTTAACGAGCCCGTACCGGCAGGACAGATCCTCACCGTCCAGTTCGACCAGATGCGCAATCCCCGGTTGGGGGGCACCTATCTTTTTGATGTCAACGCTCTGCCCGCCGGTCCCCGGCCCGTCTCACAATTTGTTGGCTTTGGACGGCTGGTCTTCCGCGAGGGCGGCTTCCGCTTTCCTTAA